One window from the genome of Leucobacter aridicollis encodes:
- the ccsB gene encoding c-type cytochrome biogenesis protein CcsB, whose protein sequence is MIVYAIAFVFYVVDLANRSGDAELAAASPAAGVKAVAGGTTTLTKPRQKAPAAAPRSRWLRAGFALTVLGFALHLVATVLRGIAADRVPWANMYEFALTATVAVVGIFLIVQFFVDLRFLGTLVTGLTLVFLGVAKVNYYVEIVPLVPALDSYWLVIHIIVAVLAVGFFTLSFGLSILQLLQARRASYLKAGQTNSLAFMGGFPNQVRLEDLAYRLAIIGFAFWTFTLIAGSIWAEAAWSRYWGWDVKEVWTFIIWVLYAGFIHARATRGWRGTRSAWLNIVSYAAVIFNFSVVNVFFKGLHAYSGL, encoded by the coding sequence ATGATCGTGTACGCGATCGCGTTTGTCTTCTACGTGGTTGACCTTGCGAACCGAAGCGGCGATGCAGAGCTCGCAGCGGCCTCCCCTGCGGCGGGCGTGAAGGCCGTCGCAGGCGGCACCACAACACTCACGAAGCCCCGCCAGAAGGCACCGGCCGCAGCACCCCGGTCGCGCTGGCTGCGCGCGGGCTTTGCACTCACCGTGCTCGGCTTTGCGCTGCACCTCGTCGCGACAGTGCTGCGCGGCATCGCTGCTGACCGGGTCCCGTGGGCGAACATGTATGAGTTCGCGCTCACTGCGACGGTTGCGGTCGTCGGCATCTTTCTGATCGTCCAGTTCTTCGTTGACCTGCGATTCCTCGGCACCCTCGTAACCGGGCTCACGCTCGTGTTCCTCGGGGTAGCGAAGGTCAACTACTACGTCGAGATCGTGCCGCTCGTGCCGGCGCTTGACTCGTACTGGCTTGTCATCCACATCATCGTCGCTGTGCTCGCGGTCGGGTTCTTCACGCTCTCGTTCGGTCTCTCGATTCTGCAACTCCTGCAGGCGCGTCGTGCGAGCTACCTCAAGGCAGGGCAGACGAACTCGCTCGCGTTCATGGGCGGGTTCCCGAACCAGGTTCGCCTCGAGGATCTCGCCTACCGTCTCGCGATCATCGGCTTCGCGTTCTGGACATTCACGCTTATCGCCGGTTCGATCTGGGCCGAGGCGGCTTGGAGCCGCTACTGGGGCTGGGACGTGAAGGAAGTCTGGACCTTCATCATCTGGGTCCTCTACGCGGGCTTCATTCACGCCCGTGCGACGCGCGGCTGGCGCGGCACGCGCTCGGCGTGGCTGAACATCGTCTCCTACGCCGCCGTGATCTTCAACTTCTCGGTCGTGAACGTGTTCTTCAAGGGCCTGCACGCCTACTCGGGTCTGTAA
- a CDS encoding ArsR/SmtB family transcription factor, translating to MVVVAEYSDEAVDRLFRALADATRRDIVRRTLASELSVSDLAGDYEMSFAAVQKHVAVLEAADLVAKIPRGRERIVRAKPETIRRARELLGHFEQLWRGRIDRLDALLAEDGEQSPSDPS from the coding sequence ATGGTTGTAGTAGCAGAGTATTCAGACGAAGCGGTGGACAGGCTCTTCCGGGCCCTTGCTGACGCCACGCGACGCGACATCGTGCGCAGAACGCTAGCAAGTGAGCTCTCGGTGTCAGACCTCGCGGGCGACTACGAGATGTCATTCGCGGCGGTGCAGAAGCACGTCGCGGTGCTCGAAGCCGCCGACCTCGTCGCGAAGATTCCGCGCGGGAGGGAGCGCATCGTGAGGGCGAAACCCGAGACCATTCGCCGAGCCAGAGAGCTGCTCGGGCACTTCGAACAGCTCTGGCGCGGCCGCATCGACAGGCTCGATGCGCTACTCGCCGAAGATGGCGAACAGTCGCCTTCCGACCCCTCTTGA
- a CDS encoding class C sortase encodes MAEASQAEVAPAPAAEAAAAPARGRARKPKRRTKGQLALNIVLQVVAMVAIGMLVYPDAASWVARIGHNAEISGYVKQVEGTDPAERQRILDAAYAYNDKLEPGPLTDPYISVNEDEAKRSDLYLAYEEMLRVSGTDAIGTINYPRLDISLPAYHGTSDQVISKGAGHMYGTSLPIGGPSTRSVLTAHSGLPHSKLFTKLPKAQVGDTFWISVLGEDHHYRVESVETVLPNETDSLEIREGEDWVTLFTCTPIGVNSHRFMVHAVRLPDSEAPQNETLTGDGASLGFPWWAVWFVGGSGAVAWLLFAPLRKRTAKSHTTR; translated from the coding sequence ATGGCCGAGGCCAGTCAGGCTGAGGTCGCCCCCGCGCCCGCAGCGGAGGCAGCAGCGGCTCCCGCACGGGGGCGTGCGCGGAAGCCGAAGCGGCGCACGAAGGGCCAGCTCGCGCTCAACATTGTGTTGCAGGTTGTCGCGATGGTCGCAATCGGTATGCTCGTCTACCCAGACGCGGCCTCGTGGGTTGCGCGAATCGGGCACAACGCCGAAATCTCGGGGTACGTCAAACAGGTGGAGGGCACCGACCCTGCCGAACGACAGCGCATTCTCGACGCCGCATACGCCTACAACGACAAGCTCGAGCCCGGGCCACTGACCGACCCGTACATCTCAGTGAATGAGGATGAGGCGAAGCGCAGCGACCTGTACCTCGCTTACGAGGAGATGCTGCGGGTGAGCGGCACCGACGCGATTGGCACCATCAACTACCCACGCCTCGACATCTCGCTCCCCGCCTACCACGGGACTTCAGATCAGGTGATCTCGAAGGGGGCCGGGCACATGTACGGTACTTCGCTGCCGATCGGTGGCCCGTCGACGCGTTCGGTGCTGACTGCCCACTCGGGGTTGCCGCACTCGAAGCTGTTCACGAAGCTCCCGAAGGCACAGGTGGGCGACACGTTCTGGATCAGCGTGCTCGGCGAGGATCACCACTACCGCGTGGAGAGCGTCGAAACCGTGTTGCCGAACGAGACAGACTCGCTTGAGATTCGCGAGGGTGAGGACTGGGTGACGCTGTTCACCTGCACTCCTATCGGCGTGAACAGTCACAGGTTCATGGTGCATGCAGTCAGGTTGCCCGACTCAGAGGCGCCGCAGAACGAGACCCTCACTGGTGACGGTGCCAGCCTGGGGTTCCCCTGGTGGGCAGTGTGGTTCGTCGGCGGCTCGGGCGCGGTTGCGTGGCTCCTGTTCGCGCCCCTGCGCAAGCGAACGGCGAAGTCACACACCACCCGGTAG
- a CDS encoding N-acetylglucosamine-6-phosphate deacetylase has translation MQATIIHSVTLVSDGAETANAWVWFEAGTVREIGAGDSWRRAAAEAGPDCDLVDGSGSTLSPGFIDIHMHGGGGSANEEGADAIRNVLATHREHGTTRAVLSLVTGRPADLLAHLTTIADLTETTPGVLGSHLEGPFLADSFRGAHDPEMLRSPLPDETAAMLAAARGTLRQITLAPELPGASAAIASFVDAGVAVAVGHTSATYEQARAAFDAGASILTHTFNAMPGLHHRAPGPIAAAFEAQHVTLEVINDGVHVHPALVGLVFNEAPGRVALITDAMVAACAHDGDYMLGSLPVRVEAGVARLVADGAIAGSTLTLDAALRHTVAECGVPLAEAILALTATPAAAVGRAHDLGSLRPGYRADAVLLDDTLHVKRVWLEGASAQTVGSAAEAHEAH, from the coding sequence ATGCAAGCCACCATCATTCACAGTGTCACGCTCGTCAGCGACGGAGCCGAGACCGCGAACGCCTGGGTGTGGTTTGAGGCAGGGACTGTGCGCGAGATCGGGGCGGGAGACTCCTGGCGACGCGCAGCGGCCGAGGCCGGCCCCGATTGCGACCTCGTCGACGGCAGTGGGTCGACCCTCTCCCCCGGGTTTATCGACATCCACATGCATGGCGGAGGTGGCAGCGCAAACGAGGAGGGTGCCGACGCGATCCGGAACGTGCTCGCTACCCACCGCGAGCACGGCACGACCCGCGCCGTGCTCTCACTCGTGACTGGCCGCCCCGCCGACCTCTTGGCGCACCTCACCACGATCGCAGACCTCACGGAGACCACGCCCGGGGTGCTCGGCAGTCACCTTGAGGGGCCCTTCCTCGCCGACAGCTTCCGTGGCGCGCACGACCCCGAGATGCTCCGGTCGCCACTGCCCGACGAGACTGCGGCAATGCTTGCCGCCGCGCGCGGCACCCTTCGCCAGATCACCCTCGCTCCAGAACTGCCCGGCGCCTCCGCGGCGATCGCGAGTTTCGTCGACGCGGGCGTCGCGGTCGCCGTCGGGCATACGAGCGCGACGTATGAACAAGCCCGCGCTGCGTTCGATGCGGGGGCGAGCATACTCACGCACACGTTTAATGCGATGCCGGGTCTGCACCACCGGGCCCCGGGCCCGATCGCCGCGGCATTCGAGGCGCAGCACGTCACACTCGAGGTCATCAACGATGGCGTGCACGTGCACCCTGCGCTCGTGGGACTCGTGTTCAACGAGGCCCCCGGCAGGGTCGCCCTCATCACCGATGCGATGGTCGCAGCGTGCGCGCACGACGGTGACTACATGCTCGGCTCGCTCCCTGTGCGTGTCGAGGCGGGCGTCGCACGTCTTGTCGCCGACGGCGCTATCGCCGGTTCCACCCTCACACTCGACGCCGCCCTCCGCCACACCGTGGCCGAGTGCGGCGTCCCGCTCGCGGAGGCGATCCTCGCGCTCACCGCGACGCCGGCAGCCGCAGTCGGCCGCGCACACGACCTCGGCTCGCTGCGCCCCGGCTACCGCGCTGACGCCGTGCTGCTCGACGACACGTTGCACGTGAAACGGGTGTGGCTCGAGGGCGCCAGCGCCCAGACTGTTGGTTCAGCTGCCGAGGCTCACGAGGCGCACTGA
- a CDS encoding SRPBCC family protein, with translation MPITAVTQDAEALTLTVVADFTVPVRRLWDAYLDPRQIERFWGPPTYPATFTRHDGYPGGVSNYRMTGPEGEISAGYWKWVAVNEGTSFEVRDGFASEDGEPNTAMPDMRMVFEFAETALGSRLTTTTFFNTIEELEQLRAMGMEEGMRQAMAQIDAVVEDLTAFAVGSGTELQLIGDTQARTSRIVRGTVEQVWRAHHDADMLRRWQLGPDGWSMPVCEVATAVGERHRTEWVSDDGEQRFGFTGTVLEIEPPRRSVTTEAMFTPEDPDAAQSPVTRNELTLIPVAGGTLVSLLITYPDTATREMILSTGMADGMETSYARLDDELAGH, from the coding sequence ATGCCAATCACCGCAGTTACACAGGACGCCGAAGCGCTCACGCTGACAGTTGTCGCTGACTTCACTGTGCCTGTCCGCAGGCTCTGGGATGCGTACCTCGACCCCCGTCAGATCGAACGCTTCTGGGGGCCGCCAACATACCCGGCAACCTTCACACGCCACGACGGCTACCCGGGCGGCGTTAGCAACTACCGAATGACGGGGCCCGAGGGCGAGATCAGCGCGGGGTACTGGAAGTGGGTGGCAGTGAACGAAGGCACCTCGTTTGAGGTGCGCGACGGCTTCGCGAGCGAGGACGGCGAGCCAAACACCGCGATGCCAGATATGCGAATGGTGTTCGAGTTTGCAGAGACCGCCCTCGGGTCTCGGCTCACGACCACCACGTTCTTTAACACCATCGAGGAGCTCGAACAGCTCCGCGCGATGGGCATGGAAGAGGGGATGCGCCAGGCGATGGCGCAGATCGACGCTGTCGTCGAAGACCTCACCGCATTCGCCGTCGGGTCGGGTACCGAGCTGCAGCTCATCGGCGACACCCAAGCCCGGACGAGCAGAATCGTTCGCGGCACAGTCGAGCAGGTCTGGCGAGCTCATCACGATGCAGACATGCTGCGCCGGTGGCAGCTCGGCCCCGACGGCTGGTCGATGCCAGTGTGCGAGGTCGCCACGGCCGTCGGTGAGCGGCACCGCACCGAGTGGGTGTCAGACGACGGTGAGCAGCGCTTCGGGTTCACAGGAACCGTGCTCGAGATCGAACCACCGCGTCGCTCGGTGACGACCGAGGCGATGTTCACCCCCGAAGATCCCGACGCGGCGCAGAGCCCGGTGACGAGGAACGAGCTCACGCTCATCCCTGTAGCTGGCGGGACTCTCGTGTCGCTGCTCATCACCTACCCAGACACGGCGACCCGCGAGATGATTCTCTCGACAGGCATGGCTGACGGGATGGAGACGAGCTACGCGCGGCTCGACGACGAGCTAGCGGGGCACTAA
- a CDS encoding VTT domain-containing protein, whose translation MNSLLALADPLTLTSTPALFGIDWLDPETLLSAGGWIALVLACAFVFLETGVLVLAFLPGDSLLFTVGLFSATGIIDVPIWITCVLLFIFAFAGDQLGFTLGRKLGPAIFNRPKSRFFNPENVERTHAFFEKHGPKAIVIARFLPIIRGFVPAAAGVGNMTRKHFMVYNAIGALLWAVGVTLLGYFLGQIPFVREYSEVFIIVLVLIPGIPILIEIWRAFASWRRKRRGAASDEATDAA comes from the coding sequence GTGAATTCGCTCCTCGCTCTGGCCGATCCGCTCACGCTTACCTCGACCCCGGCGCTGTTCGGCATCGACTGGCTCGACCCCGAAACCTTGCTTTCGGCGGGCGGCTGGATCGCGCTGGTGCTTGCCTGCGCATTCGTGTTTCTCGAGACCGGCGTGCTCGTGCTCGCGTTCCTCCCTGGCGACTCGCTGCTATTCACGGTCGGCCTCTTCAGTGCGACAGGCATCATCGACGTGCCGATCTGGATCACGTGCGTGCTGCTCTTCATCTTTGCGTTTGCCGGCGACCAGCTCGGGTTCACGCTCGGGCGCAAGCTCGGCCCAGCGATCTTCAACAGGCCAAAGAGCCGGTTCTTCAACCCTGAGAACGTTGAGCGCACACACGCGTTCTTTGAGAAGCACGGTCCGAAGGCGATCGTCATCGCCCGCTTCCTCCCAATCATTCGCGGATTCGTGCCCGCCGCTGCAGGCGTCGGAAACATGACGCGCAAGCACTTCATGGTCTACAACGCGATCGGCGCGCTGCTCTGGGCGGTGGGAGTGACGCTTCTCGGCTACTTCCTCGGCCAGATCCCGTTCGTGCGCGAGTACAGCGAAGTGTTCATTATCGTGCTCGTGCTGATCCCTGGTATCCCGATCCTGATCGAGATCTGGCGCGCGTTCGCGAGCTGGCGTCGCAAGCGCAGGGGCGCGGCCTCCGATGAGGCGACCGACGCCGCATAG